Genomic DNA from Bacteroidales bacterium:
CAGGAGGAAAAAAAGGCAAACGAGAACAGCAGAATCAGGGTGAAGTTAAAATTCTTCATGTTCAGAAGCTTTAGATTTGATTTATAGGGTAACGAATCTTAGCCAGTAATTGTTTACCGAAAAAAAAAGCTGCCCTGGCGGACAGCTTTTCAAGCCCTAAAATTTAACCCTATTGTTAACCTAAATGTCTTGCAAAATTGCAGTAAATAATTAGATTAAAACATGAGATTTCTCATGTCCGGAACAGGGGTGATCATAATTTTTTATGAATGTTCTCAGTGACCACATGTCCGTCGAACAACTGAATGATCCGGTGTGCCTTCTCGGCATCATTAGGAGAGTGAGTAACCATGACAATAGTGGTTCCCTCTTCGTTAAGTTCAGTGAGCAGAGCCATCACCTCAGCTCCGTTGGCCGAGTCCAGGTTACCGGTGGGCTCATCCGCAAGGATCAGCTTGGGGTTTGTTACCACGGCACGGGCAATGGCCACACGTTGCTGCTGACCGCCCGACAGTTGCTGGGGGAAGTGGTTCTTCCGGTGGCTGATCTTCATCCGCTCCATGACAGCTTCCACTTTTTTCTTCCTTTCGGAACCGCTCATCTTGAGATAGAGCAAAGGCAGTTCGATGTTTTCATATACGGTGAGCTCATCAATCAGATTAAAACTCTGGAACACAAAACCAATATTTCCTTTCCGGAGATTGGTCCT
This window encodes:
- a CDS encoding ABC transporter ATP-binding protein, whose protein sequence is MIKTVDLVKVFRTDEVETTALNNVNIEVKDGEFVAIMGPSGCGKSTLLNILGLLDNPTNGSYVFHETEVANLKEKGRTNLRKGNIGFVFQSFNLIDELTVYENIELPLLYLKMSGSERKKKVEAVMERMKISHRKNHFPQQLSGGQQQRVAIARAVVTNPKLILADEPTGNLDSANGAEVMALLTELNEEGTTIVMVTHSPNDAEKAHRIIQLFDGHVVTENIHKKL